Below is a genomic region from Amyelois transitella isolate CPQ chromosome Z, ilAmyTran1.1, whole genome shotgun sequence.
AGTTTTGGCAATCGGATGCGTTGGTGAATGTTATGGTCACCATGTGTCTTTCCACTAAGCAAATTTTGGAATCTTTTGAAGAAACGCTTTGAAAGAATTTGAGTGCCGTACTTAGTACCAACCAAGTGAAATAActattaagatattttttttaaagtgccgtgtggttcctggcaccaaaagaaaaaaggaataggactcTGGTATCTGGTATCTATCTTTGGTGAGTTTATCAAAGATAGATACCAGAGATAGACTTGTTTATACGATCTTATGAATTTAGTGTACCTTAATCATTTTAACAGCCGTGGGCAAAATCTGGACTTCGACTTATCCAGAATTTGGTGTGATATGGAATTATGGGGAAGGCATTATACTCAAAGAATAGAAAATATCCGTGAACAAGAACATAATTATGCTTACACTAAGATAAATAGTTAAGAACATGATGAATACCTAGTTAGAAGGTCATGTTTAGCTGGTAAGACTGCCGCGccaaaatgtgaaaaaacgccAAAGTTCAAGattgattttgtaaataattcgTGACGTGGtaacaaaatacttactttcgcatatGTAAAATTAGGATAGATTATACCTCTTTCCCTGAGGGGTAGTTAAATAAGATATAGCTCTATAATAAATCAGCGTTAGTATTTACGGAAGGAATTATGGTCTCCTTATTTCTTCAGAGTTTCTTTACACCTAAACTGCATTCTTAACACCTCAGAGATGTTACACCTCTTGCATTGCGATGTTGCTGAATTGCAAAAAAACCGCTTATTGTTTCCATCTTTTTCATCTTACATAAGGAGGTGTAATGTAACAGATATTCGCAGGGTATGTAACATAATAAGAGCTTGAAAGAAGACATTATATCGCCTTATTTATTGTGATAGCATTTATCGATATGTTTAGGGTGTCCGCGATAGATCGACTGGTaaattttttgatttgaaatcttattcttatattataaagctggaagagtttgtttgtttgaccgcgctaatctcaggaactactggtacgaattgaaaaattattttcgcattgaatagaacatttatcgaggataCATATAtagctttaagctatataacatcacgctgcaactttaaggagcaaagaaataatggaatatgtgataaaaacggggaaaatttttcatccttgagggcttcaatgatgcccaaaataaatattccacgcggacgaagtcgcgggcacagctggtAGATCATAAATACGAGTAGATACTTACTCTGTGTTATGGATTCGTTTTGCCCGGTAGATCCGCAGCTCTCCTTGCTCACTGTCTTATCTTTGCATCGTTAgattcatacattcatatcaTCTAAGGAGACTTAGGTCTGTCCATTTGATAACGATCCTGGACTATATAATTCTGGTAACTACCCAAATTGATTCCCGTCTGACTTCCATTGTATCATGGATACGCATTCAGTTTCCAAAATGTGTAGATTTCCAAACAATGTTTTCCTTTATCGTCAGAGCATCCATTAGAGTTATGAGCAATCAAACTACTTAGATCTTATCTTTACCAATggcttcattttattttcatacccTATACCTTAAAAATgcctattatattatttggcCTAAACTAAATCTAACGCGGCGCACGCGCAACGCTCACGTATTTGGTTTCTATTGCTATATTGCATAACTAAGTACACGTTAGGCACATTTTCACTATGGGCCACTTAACCAATGTCATGTACGCATATTGCTGCCATATAGTACCTACTTCAGagttgtatttaaataattgaaatcggaaaaatgtaaaacaaagtTTCTCCAATTCTATGACTAAAATTTTTAGATATCTATACGTTTCCAAAACTGGATGTGGAAACCAAGATCCAATAGGTTAAGTTCCGATAGAATGCGGAGGTCAGATCACTTCGTGTGACCCCTAAAAtcttgacttacccaatcctgGTTCGGGGATAGCCCACCCCCgtgttcctctccagagaggtgaagacGCTACTGcttctttattttcaataaattttaaacttaaacgTTAAGTGAGGGTAAAGTATCAGATggtataacattttattattatcaaaagttTGCCCATTGAGAAAgcaatattattaacattgaCTAAACCAGTTTTATTGAGCGTTATTCGCACATTTGTTTACAAAACCAAAATAGAAAACTTCTCAAGGactattttactatttatcgAATAAACCggttattattttcaagtttCGTGGACGTAAAtggttatttttctttgttgcaGGGAGCAGTATATATTTAACGTGTTTGAAGTCATCGTCAGCACGTTAGAAACAAAGCTCCAAAGAATAGAGAACTTGGACAAAGCCGTCGAACATCTGATGAGGAGGGTAGAAGCTCTTGACTCAAGAGTAAATGACAATATCCACAAGACGGACGCAATCATCTCGAAACTAGGCAACCTGGACTTTAAACTGTTCAGCCACTTAAGCGATGATGATGAAAGTTACACGGAACACACAACAAGAaggcaaaaagaaaaaagaataagcaTAAGTAATTCACAATTACTCGACATGAAATTAGAATCGCTCGACCAAAAAGTATCCGACATCGATTCTAAACTAGTAGGACTTAAAAACCAAATAGATAATAACTTTTTGCCGGTAGATGATATCAATGCCGAGGCGAGTGAAAAGAAACCTATCAATCTGAATGTGATAGAGATCGCGAAAGGTCTAAACTCGGAGGTTGTGAATGAAATTACGAAAGAAGTGGACCAGTTGCGGACGTCAATGTCGACTGTAGATCGTAAACTACAGTTCCACATTAATCTGGTTTCCGAAAACCTAGGCAAAGTTCTGTACATGATGGCAGATGTTCACGCTGCTATCGTGGAACCCGAGTCAGCTTCGATTAATGTCAATTCAATATTCAAAAACAGAACGACTACAAGCACGCAATCACCAGTTTCCAAAGCTAGCAAAATAGATACGCTCGTTAACAAAATCATCCCTATGATGAGCGTTTCAGAGAAAATGGACGAGGTCTGGGACGTGGTAGTCGGCACGAAGAGCTCTGTAGACGACTTAGTGCCGAAATCAGACGAGTTACTCACACAAACCCAACGCCAAGAGCGCGCCATTGGGCAAATCCACAACGACTTGAGAGTGAAGACGAATTTGATCATTGAGAATCTGGACATGGTAGAAAAGAGATTGAAGAAGCAAGAGGACGACGTGGCGACGCTAGCGCAGCGGCCGGTGCCGGCGGAGCTGCTGCTCGACCCCACGATTGATAGACTAGTGGAGTATGCGCCGAATCGTTACCGAGTGGACGAGCCGTCAACAGAACCCAGTACTAGCACAGCCGCAGCTACTACAGTACCACCATCTTCGACATTCAGCAACAGGTGACATCTTTCTTTATGAATTTTGCCTTTGcgactgttattttttttttgtttgcaagCGTTGCTGTTGCGACTATCCCACTCCATTACCACCCATGACGCTGCCGAACTTTATACGAGCCAAATCATGGGAGGATGCTCTGCTGTCGCGTTTGCTTTCCTCTAACAGCGTACTCTTTCATAATCCTACGGAATCTCTTTAACTCTGTTGCACTGTgcgatttttattatcatagtTGTTAGTGATAAGGTTAGGTGTGTAAGGAGACTAATGGTTGTGTCGCACGCAGTCCGAGCGGGTCGAGCTCGAGCGCGACCGTAACAGTGACCCCGAGTGGCGGAGCCCCGACCAGCCCCCGGCCCGCCAGTCGCAAGGGCGGCATCATCTTCCCAAGCGTCAAGAACAAACCCATCGTCGGCAACAACACATTCGCCTCAGAAATCGTCGCCAACTATAAAGATGTGAAAGTGAGTTGTTGAACATGTTACTTTAACACCACCCTAAAACTCATTAAAACCTGctccaattattatttattgctataATGTCAAATTGTATTGCAATTTATGTGAGTGATAATCGTTTTCCCCGCTCGCCGTATAAGGCGGCGTGAgtcgtaaaaaataacataatttatagttatCTGCGAACCTGTCGATCAAGCGAATTTGCATTGAATTACATATGCTCCAACTGAACTAATAAGAgcctttataattataagacacgaataaacataaacacatttttaacCCAGAAATCTGCATCGAAAGTATGCATTTACTTGGAATTAAAATCTCTATTAAATAGGTactgttaatattattaaaatttacatttgaaataacatttaactGCACAGCATTTAAGAATTAACGATCAACCAAATATGTATGTCGAAATGATTTTACAACACAGAAATGTTCTAATTTTCACAGGAAGTTTGCTATtagataggtacttatagGTATACGATTAAGCTTATTAATAAAGGGTCGATAGACAAGTGATTAAGGTAGCGATTTGTAAGCTAATTGTTGGGTTTGTATTTTACTGACCCATGATAATTTTTAGAGAAGATTATCTAATTTCTATTCCTATTTGAAAGCAAAGAAAAACATAGCAATAACACAACAGCTTTACCCAGAGAGAATGTAAACTTAtatctacctatattttttttatctttataaagcGATTGATCCAAGGATCAATTCTATTAAGATTCCGACCCACGACGGTATTCGGCCAAGGGATCGCAAATGAAATGCAAAATATAATAGCGACAATTGCATCATACGCGACATAACGGCTCATAAGAACAATAACAGGCTGTAATCGTGCATGTAGAATTTAGTAATGAATATAGAGCGCGCATTGGGATTGAAGTCGCAAAGAACTGATCTACATTTCGACCATACCTTGACTCTtttgaaaatatcaaaaactaaatcagtatgtatttatcaattgaatatgtacaatatttttatgtctttgttaagtaaaataaataacaataaacataTTGTTGGTTAGAAGTTGGACTTAAAAGTTGATCGTCCGCCGCATTATACATACTGTACTCATCGAAAAGTTATGTTAATCTTTTTTTGAGAAATACACGCAGATGAAGTCGCCGGTACAACTCTTATTGTATTATGGGTTGACATAAGTACAGAAAACAATTTAGTAAAAAAGTTTCTCAAGCAGTGCAAGAgagaaattttttaaactcatTTGCTAAacatttaagttttaagtaaacgaattttgccgtgtggtttccgcaCTTACGAATAGTATCGCTCCacatctttctcatggatgccATTAATGGGTATTCATCTTGTAGGACTAGGctaaactgtcactatttgaatctcaactccatcatAAAGCTAGACGgttgaacgttgcctttcagtcttttcaagacagctCTGCCTTCACCGCAAGGAATGTAGACGcgtctatatatatgtatgtatgcaagcAAACGGAACCATTTTTGTTCGATGATGCACACAaatctattatataaaaaaagtggtGACtcccttttttttaacaatgcgCACTCTTTTAAAACAAAGACGTTTCACGCCTCTGCGTCTGTAATCATTTGTAATTGTTTGGTGGGAACCTTATTTTGCGTTCGTATCGCGGAAACCGTATGTGGGTGACATAAAACGGGTTACGTATTGCAATCTTACCAATGCAACTGCCATTCCACGTGgttgcaaaataaaaagtttataggGGTGACGTTgaagttaatttgtttgtttgagcgTCTCGGTTGATCATTGGTTGAAGGCATGCAACTGGAAAAGGCCGCTTTGCTATGCCTTAACTTATGCCTTTACGCGTTATTTGCGCCGAaggaaacatcgtgaggataCCAACATATTCATGCAATTGGATTTGTTACTATTATAcaaactgccgtgtggttcccggcatgatggagtggtcctattcatacaaaaaagaataggaccactccatctctttcccatggatgtcgtaaaaggcgactaagggataggcttacaaacttgggattctgttttaggcgatgggctagcaacctgtcactttttgaatctcaattctatcattaaaccaaatacatgaacttggccattcagtcttttcaagactattggttctgtctaccccgcaagggatatagacatgaccatatgtatgtatgtagatatgtatgatatttgacggcctctgtggctcagcggtagtacgcttgtctgtgacaccggaggtcccgggttcgaatcccggtcaaggcatgatgagaaaagaactttttctgattgtcct
It encodes:
- the LOC106130524 gene encoding angiopoietin-related protein 2: MTKWWLVVLFAASAAAAGGRLPRTSPPGPPPTPSPTRLPQRNLTLSARASVRNREQYIFNVFEVIVSTLETKLQRIENLDKAVEHLMRRVEALDSRVNDNIHKTDAIISKLGNLDFKLFSHLSDDDESYTEHTTRRQKEKRISISNSQLLDMKLESLDQKVSDIDSKLVGLKNQIDNNFLPVDDINAEASEKKPINLNVIEIAKGLNSEVVNEITKEVDQLRTSMSTVDRKLQFHINLVSENLGKVLYMMADVHAAIVEPESASINVNSIFKNRTTTSTQSPVSKASKIDTLVNKIIPMMSVSEKMDEVWDVVVGTKSSVDDLVPKSDELLTQTQRQERAIGQIHNDLRVKTNLIIENLDMVEKRLKKQEDDVATLAQRPVPAELLLDPTIDRLVEYAPNRYRVDEPSTEPSTSTAAATTVPPSSTFSNSPSGSSSSATVTVTPSGGAPTSPRPASRKGGIIFPSVKNKPIVGNNTFASEIVANYKDVKGYSCVDLLNAGMRESGVYYLQIRGTTYWFLKVYCEQNIADGGWTVIHRRDDFGVPAENFNRDWSDYKNGFGDPSKEFWLGNENIYMLTNNDDYMLRVELEDFDGNKRYAQYSHFKIYSEAEYYKLEIDGYEGNAGDSLNDPWYGSNNSPFSTYNRDNDRSSLNCASMLKGGWWWKSCGRGLNGLYLHDPQDLTARQGIVWFRWRGWDYTLKRASMMIKPKGLQPNT